A stretch of Corallococcus macrosporus DNA encodes these proteins:
- the kynU gene encoding kynureninase, with protein MTAPVYENTDAFAYGLDAKDPLRPLRDEFLFPPAASGAPTIYLAGNSLGLQPRKARKYVQMEMEDWERLGVEGHVHGRHPWLPYHELLTEQVARVVGAQPVEVVVMNTLSVNLHLMMVSFYRPTRERFKILIEGGAFPSDQYAVASQARFHGYDPKEAILRLTPREGEDTLRPEDILETIERHGKEIALVMLGSVNYLTGQAFDLREITRVAHAQGCKVGFDLAHGAGNLKLSLHDDGPDFAVWCSYKYLNGGPGSLGGVFVHERHAHSPELPRFEGWWGHNKATRFEMGPTFDPLPGAEGWQLSNPPIFQLAALRSSLELFDKATMAALRAKSDQLTGYMEFLLDRLPAGFVTITTPRDLKQRGAQLSLRFKGEPKRLLHRLAAAGIICDFREPDIIRAAPAPLYNTYLDVFRFVKALEAHALE; from the coding sequence ATGACGGCCCCTGTCTACGAGAACACCGACGCGTTCGCCTACGGCCTGGATGCGAAGGATCCGCTGCGCCCCCTGCGCGACGAGTTCCTCTTTCCCCCGGCCGCATCCGGCGCGCCGACCATCTACCTGGCGGGCAACTCGCTGGGATTGCAGCCGCGCAAGGCGCGCAAGTACGTGCAGATGGAGATGGAGGACTGGGAGCGGCTGGGCGTGGAGGGCCACGTGCACGGCCGCCACCCGTGGCTGCCCTACCACGAGCTGCTCACGGAGCAGGTGGCGCGCGTCGTGGGCGCGCAGCCCGTGGAAGTCGTGGTGATGAACACCCTGTCGGTGAACCTGCACCTGATGATGGTGTCGTTCTACCGGCCCACGCGCGAGCGCTTCAAAATCCTCATCGAAGGCGGCGCCTTCCCGTCGGACCAGTACGCGGTGGCGTCGCAGGCGCGCTTCCACGGCTACGACCCGAAGGAGGCCATCCTCCGGCTGACGCCCCGCGAGGGCGAGGACACGCTGCGCCCCGAGGACATCCTCGAGACCATCGAGCGGCACGGGAAGGAGATCGCGCTCGTCATGCTGGGCAGCGTGAACTACCTCACCGGCCAGGCGTTCGACCTGCGCGAGATCACGCGCGTGGCGCACGCGCAGGGCTGCAAGGTGGGCTTCGACCTGGCGCACGGCGCGGGCAACCTGAAGCTGTCGCTGCACGACGACGGGCCGGACTTCGCGGTGTGGTGCTCGTACAAGTACCTCAACGGCGGACCGGGCAGCCTGGGCGGCGTGTTCGTGCACGAGCGGCACGCGCACTCCCCGGAGCTGCCGCGCTTCGAGGGCTGGTGGGGCCACAACAAGGCCACGCGCTTCGAGATGGGCCCGACGTTCGACCCGCTGCCGGGCGCGGAGGGGTGGCAGCTGTCCAACCCGCCCATCTTCCAGTTGGCGGCGCTGCGCTCGTCGCTGGAGCTGTTCGACAAGGCGACCATGGCGGCCCTGCGCGCCAAGAGCGACCAGCTCACGGGCTACATGGAGTTCCTGCTGGACCGGCTGCCCGCGGGGTTCGTCACCATCACCACGCCGCGCGACCTGAAGCAGCGCGGCGCGCAGCTGTCCCTGCGCTTCAAGGGCGAGCCGAAGCGGCTGCTGCACCGGCTGGCCGCGGCCGGAATCATCTGCGACTTCCGCGAGCCGGACATCATCCGCGCCGCGCCCGCGCCCCTCTACAACACCTACCTGGACGTCTTCCGCTTCGTGAAGGCGCTGGAAGCCCATGCCCTCGAATGA